One genomic segment of Paenibacillus xylanexedens includes these proteins:
- a CDS encoding glycoside hydrolase family 48 protein: protein MLKSAAKKSLTAMLAGTVMLTGYTGLWAGPQTAHAADQAIEIQADSINEVRFLQLYDQLKDPANGYFSPEGLPYHSIETLLSEAPDYGHMTTSEAYSYWLWLETMYGHYTGDWSQLEAAWDSMEKYIIPVNEGDGKEEQPTMSSYNPNSPATYAAEKPFPDQYPSQLNGQYAAGKDPIDAELKATYGNNQTYLMHWLVDVDDWYGYGNLLNPSHTATYVNTFQRGEQESVWEAIPHPSQDDKSFGKANEGFMSLFTKETQVPSAQWRYTNATDADARAVQVLYWAKEMGYNNPEYLDKAKKMGDYLRYGMYDKYFQKIGSAKSGTPTPGTGKDSNMYLMAWYTSWGGGLGQGGDWAWRIGASHTHQAYQNPVAAYALSDPAGGLIPESATAKADWNATLKRQLEFYTWLQSHEGAIGGGATNSLDGSYKAYPAGVSTFYDMAYQEAPVYRDPDSNTWFGFQAWPLERVAEMYYILAESGDLTSENFQMAKKVITKWIDWSKDYVFVGERPVTDAQGYYLNAAGQRILGGTNVQVATTPAPGEFWIPGGQEWQGQPDKWNGFSSFTENPNFRVTTKDPVQDTGVLGSYVKALTFFAAGTQAENGTLSAEGQEAKDLAEALLDTAWDYNDGVGIVTEEERKDYFRFFAKEIYIPANWSGTFGQGNTIPGTAGVPSDPAKGGNGVYIGYSDLRPAIKQDPAWAYLDNLYKTSYNTTTKQWENGAPTFTYHRFWSQVDMATAYGEYDRLLGDSDSPEVEVPAAPAGVTATGGSEQVVLNWNAAAGAASYTVKRAAVNGGPYTSVATGVTGSTFTDTGLTNGTTYYYVITAVNAVGESAPSTQASATPLAGTVVPGVFNLTGTAGDAQAVLTWTASTGAASYKVQRSVGTGAYADLATGLTALTYTDATAVNGTAYNYRVVAINTSGQTNSNVLVLTPLAPPVTTGTLEVQYRNGSSGTSVNAITPQFNVKNTGTTAVDLSKVKVRYYFTKDSAADLSFWCDYAQIGSGNVEGHFVSIDPAKGTADTYLEIGFKSGAGSLAAGAETGIIQGRFSKNNWTNFDQTNDYSFDSTQSAFSAWTKVTAYQDGAKVWGIEP, encoded by the coding sequence ATGTTGAAATCAGCTGCGAAAAAAAGTTTAACAGCCATGCTGGCGGGAACCGTCATGTTGACCGGATACACCGGACTCTGGGCAGGGCCGCAAACAGCACATGCCGCAGATCAGGCTATCGAGATTCAGGCAGACAGCATTAATGAAGTCCGGTTTTTGCAATTATATGATCAGTTGAAAGATCCGGCGAACGGATATTTTTCGCCAGAGGGTCTACCGTATCATTCCATTGAGACCCTGCTCAGTGAGGCCCCGGATTATGGTCATATGACGACGTCAGAGGCATACAGTTACTGGCTGTGGTTGGAAACCATGTATGGTCACTACACGGGAGATTGGTCCCAACTGGAAGCAGCTTGGGACAGTATGGAGAAATACATTATCCCGGTCAACGAAGGTGACGGCAAGGAAGAACAGCCTACGATGAGCTCATACAACCCGAACAGCCCTGCTACGTATGCAGCGGAAAAACCTTTTCCTGATCAATATCCATCGCAACTTAATGGTCAATATGCAGCGGGTAAAGACCCGATTGATGCCGAACTTAAGGCGACCTATGGTAACAATCAGACCTATCTCATGCACTGGCTGGTCGATGTGGATGACTGGTATGGATATGGAAACCTGTTGAATCCATCACATACGGCTACCTATGTGAACACGTTCCAGCGTGGGGAGCAGGAGTCTGTGTGGGAAGCCATTCCGCATCCATCTCAGGATGATAAATCTTTTGGTAAGGCAAACGAAGGCTTCATGAGCTTGTTCACAAAGGAAACTCAGGTACCGTCAGCGCAATGGCGTTACACAAACGCAACGGATGCCGATGCACGTGCAGTACAGGTGCTGTATTGGGCGAAGGAGATGGGATACAACAATCCGGAATATCTGGATAAAGCGAAGAAGATGGGGGACTATCTGCGCTATGGCATGTATGATAAATACTTCCAGAAAATTGGAAGTGCAAAGAGCGGTACACCAACTCCGGGTACAGGCAAGGATTCCAACATGTATCTCATGGCTTGGTATACGTCTTGGGGAGGTGGCTTGGGTCAAGGTGGGGATTGGGCTTGGCGCATTGGAGCGAGCCATACCCATCAGGCTTATCAAAACCCGGTTGCAGCGTATGCCTTGTCTGACCCGGCTGGCGGCTTGATTCCGGAATCAGCAACAGCGAAGGCAGATTGGAATGCGACGCTGAAACGTCAGTTGGAATTCTACACTTGGCTACAATCCCATGAAGGAGCCATCGGCGGGGGAGCAACGAACAGTCTGGATGGTTCATACAAAGCCTATCCGGCAGGCGTAAGTACATTCTATGACATGGCTTATCAGGAGGCACCTGTATATCGTGATCCGGATTCCAACACCTGGTTTGGATTCCAGGCATGGCCGCTGGAGCGTGTAGCCGAGATGTACTATATTCTTGCGGAGAGCGGGGATTTGACCTCTGAGAACTTCCAGATGGCCAAGAAGGTAATCACGAAGTGGATCGACTGGAGTAAGGATTATGTATTTGTAGGTGAGCGTCCGGTGACAGATGCGCAAGGTTATTATCTGAATGCGGCTGGACAGCGCATTTTGGGTGGAACTAATGTTCAGGTAGCAACAACGCCGGCTCCGGGAGAGTTCTGGATTCCGGGTGGTCAAGAATGGCAGGGTCAACCGGACAAATGGAATGGATTCAGTTCGTTTACAGAAAATCCGAACTTCCGTGTAACGACCAAAGATCCAGTACAGGACACAGGAGTTCTGGGAAGTTACGTTAAAGCTCTGACCTTCTTCGCAGCGGGAACACAGGCAGAGAACGGTACACTTAGCGCGGAAGGCCAAGAAGCCAAGGATTTGGCTGAGGCTTTGCTGGATACAGCTTGGGATTACAATGATGGTGTGGGGATTGTTACAGAAGAAGAACGTAAAGACTACTTCCGCTTCTTTGCCAAAGAGATCTATATCCCGGCGAACTGGTCTGGAACCTTTGGTCAAGGCAATACAATTCCAGGTACAGCAGGTGTACCTTCCGATCCGGCAAAAGGTGGCAATGGCGTATACATTGGATACTCCGATCTGCGTCCAGCTATCAAGCAAGATCCGGCATGGGCTTACCTGGATAATCTGTACAAAACGTCATATAACACAACCACGAAACAGTGGGAAAACGGTGCACCTACCTTTACGTATCACCGGTTCTGGTCACAGGTGGATATGGCTACAGCGTACGGCGAGTATGATCGTCTCCTCGGAGATTCGGATAGTCCGGAAGTGGAAGTACCCGCTGCTCCTGCTGGCGTAACAGCAACTGGAGGAAGTGAGCAAGTGGTTCTGAATTGGAACGCAGCCGCTGGTGCAGCCTCGTATACTGTGAAACGTGCAGCGGTGAATGGTGGTCCTTATACGTCTGTAGCGACAGGGGTTACAGGATCAACATTCACGGATACAGGTTTGACCAACGGCACAACGTATTATTATGTCATCACTGCGGTGAATGCCGTAGGTGAGTCTGCACCGTCGACACAGGCATCTGCAACACCACTCGCAGGTACCGTTGTGCCAGGCGTATTCAACCTCACTGGAACGGCTGGCGATGCCCAGGCGGTACTGACATGGACCGCATCAACTGGAGCAGCGAGTTATAAGGTACAACGTTCGGTAGGCACCGGAGCATATGCTGATCTGGCAACAGGTTTGACCGCACTGACGTATACCGACGCTACAGCGGTGAATGGTACAGCTTATAATTATAGAGTCGTAGCCATTAATACGAGTGGTCAGACGAATTCGAATGTATTGGTGTTGACCCCATTGGCACCTCCAGTCACAACAGGAACGCTTGAAGTACAATACCGTAATGGAAGTTCAGGAACTTCGGTCAATGCGATTACTCCGCAGTTCAATGTGAAGAATACAGGTACAACTGCTGTCGACTTAAGCAAAGTGAAGGTCCGGTATTATTTCACCAAGGATAGTGCCGCTGATCTGAGTTTCTGGTGTGATTATGCGCAGATTGGCAGTGGTAACGTGGAAGGGCATTTTGTTTCGATAGATCCGGCCAAGGGCACGGCAGATACGTATCTGGAGATTGGATTCAAATCGGGTGCTGGCAGTTTGGCCGCGGGTGCCGAAACCGGAATCATCCAGGGACGTTTCTCGAAAAACAACTGGACGAATTTTGATCAAACGAATGATTATTCATTTGATTCCACCCAATCGGCCTTCAGTGCCTGGACAAAAGTGACAGCTTATCAGGATGGAGCCAAGGTATGGGGAATTGAACCTTAA
- a CDS encoding LCP family protein, translating to MLKKWLWGTALTLALAITGVVVYYGYSIVHFANSISTASGTSSNSSSSGTDSDSDTPTTTIPRWEGQERVNILLLGGDSRGDDAGRSDSVMVASIDPVTKKAHLFSVLRDTYVAIPGHGKSRLNAAFSYGGAELTKQTVSDLLGIPIQHYVYTDFTGFMALVDAVGGIEIDVEKDMYYTSKADKHMYDIDLKKGLQHMDGKTALQYVRFRHDATSDFTRTERQRIFMTELAKKMQSTTSLFKIPDILEAIAPYIETDLSPSQMLKLASLGFDIHVNEIDQQQIPPNKLLTNELVGSAQVLGVDVTKLQSYIQKLFEEDAESSETPSSEEQN from the coding sequence ATGCTTAAAAAATGGTTATGGGGTACAGCCCTGACCCTGGCACTTGCGATTACAGGTGTCGTTGTATATTACGGATATTCGATTGTTCATTTTGCCAATAGCATCTCCACGGCTTCAGGGACTTCCTCCAACTCGTCCTCTTCCGGCACAGACAGCGATTCAGACACACCAACGACAACGATTCCCAGATGGGAGGGCCAGGAACGGGTGAACATTCTGCTCCTTGGTGGAGACTCAAGAGGCGACGATGCAGGACGCTCGGACTCGGTCATGGTCGCTTCCATTGATCCGGTCACCAAGAAAGCCCATCTATTCTCCGTACTACGTGATACCTATGTTGCAATTCCCGGGCATGGCAAAAGCAGACTTAATGCAGCCTTTTCCTACGGGGGTGCGGAGCTGACCAAACAAACCGTCAGTGATCTGCTCGGTATTCCCATTCAGCATTATGTCTACACAGACTTTACAGGTTTCATGGCACTCGTTGATGCGGTAGGCGGTATTGAGATCGATGTGGAGAAAGACATGTATTACACCAGTAAAGCAGATAAACATATGTACGACATTGACTTAAAAAAAGGATTGCAGCATATGGACGGCAAAACCGCCCTGCAATATGTTCGGTTCCGGCATGATGCCACCTCGGATTTTACCCGTACCGAACGGCAGCGGATCTTCATGACCGAGCTGGCCAAGAAAATGCAGAGCACCACGTCGCTCTTTAAAATCCCGGATATCCTGGAAGCCATCGCTCCTTATATTGAGACAGACCTCAGTCCATCCCAGATGTTAAAACTCGCATCACTTGGCTTCGATATCCATGTGAACGAAATCGATCAGCAGCAGATTCCACCAAACAAACTACTCACCAATGAACTGGTCGGCTCAGCTCAGGTGCTGGGTGTTGATGTAACCAAACTCCAGTCCTACATTCAGAAACTGTTTGAAGAAGATGCCGAATCCTCAGAGACTCCATCATCAGAGGAACAGAACTAA
- a CDS encoding C40 family peptidase: MNWKKTIITASVTATMLMGSLTTGALTAQVSAAAVDNSQVKVIWGVNLRTTPSSSAKIVRLVAKGETVTVLQQSGSDWYKIKDSANRTGYISSSSKYTQAISGGTSGSGSNSGTSVTGNASVEKVIAAGMKYLGTPYEFGASRNSTATFDCSSFVRQAFIDALGIKLPADSRKQGAYVKAKGTVQTNWKNLKRGDLMYFMSYKGSSASSYSGVNKSTATITHTGIYLGDGKVLHTYSNAGGGVTTSDISGKHWEYRFLFGGSAL, encoded by the coding sequence ATGAACTGGAAGAAAACGATTATTACGGCAAGTGTCACAGCAACGATGCTGATGGGAAGTCTGACGACAGGAGCACTAACGGCACAGGTATCGGCAGCTGCTGTTGACAATTCACAAGTAAAAGTAATTTGGGGCGTAAACCTACGCACAACACCTTCTTCTTCTGCGAAGATTGTTCGCTTGGTTGCTAAAGGGGAAACGGTAACGGTGCTTCAGCAATCCGGTTCGGATTGGTATAAGATTAAGGATTCTGCTAACCGGACAGGCTACATATCTTCTTCATCCAAATACACACAAGCGATTAGTGGCGGCACAAGCGGATCGGGTTCGAATAGTGGTACATCGGTGACCGGCAATGCATCTGTAGAAAAAGTGATTGCAGCGGGAATGAAATATTTGGGAACACCTTATGAGTTCGGAGCCAGTCGTAACAGCACAGCGACTTTTGACTGTTCCAGCTTTGTACGTCAGGCTTTCATCGATGCACTGGGCATCAAGCTTCCAGCGGATTCCCGCAAACAGGGAGCTTATGTAAAAGCCAAGGGTACAGTTCAGACGAACTGGAAAAACCTGAAACGCGGAGATCTGATGTATTTCATGTCGTATAAAGGCAGCTCTGCATCATCGTATTCCGGCGTGAATAAATCTACCGCAACAATTACTCACACAGGGATTTACCTGGGCGACGGAAAAGTATTACACACCTATTCTAACGCTGGCGGTGGTGTAACAACTAGTGATATCTCCGGCAAACACTGGGAGTACCGCTTCCTGTTTGGTGGTAGTGCGCTGTAG
- a CDS encoding glycoside hydrolase family 9 protein, which yields MKGSWWRRVAMIALSAGLLAGSLSMGTGIRKADAAAGNQNYAEALQKAIYFYEAQRSGPLPASNRVEWRGNSGMQDGTDVGVDLTGGWYDAGDHVKFGFPMAASATMLAWSVVEYSDGYEQAGQLEEIKDNIRWATDYFMKAHTKPNELWGQVGAGNTDHAWWGPAEVMQMNRPSFKIDASCPGSDLAAETAAALAASSIVFADDDPAYSARLLQHAKELYNFADTYRGEYTDCITDAAAFYNSWTGYEDELAWGGAWLYLATNDSAYLSKAIAATDRWSSSGGSANWPYTWTQGWDSKHYGAQILLARITSSLNMPEATRFIQSTERNLDYWTVGVNGTRVKYTPGGLAWLDQWGSLRYAANASFISFVYSDWVSDPVKKSRYQDFAVSQMNYILGDNPRQSSYVVGYGQNAPQHPHHRTAHGSWLNNEDIPANHRHILYGAMVGGPDASDGYTDDIGDYVSNEVATDYNAGFTGALAKMNLLFGQNHQPLANFPAPEVKGDEFFVEAAIKSSGANYTEIRAQLNNRSAWPARMGDQLSFKYFLDLSEVYAAGRTVSDVQVTTSYTEGATVSQPVVVNAAQHIYAITANFGNTKIYPGGEGNYRKEVQFRITGPQGAWNASNDHSFQTLTTGTPVKSIYLPVYDAGVKVYGQEPGVTPVTVPGAPAGVQAVAGSSQVNLTWAAVSGAESYTVKRSEVSGGPYTTVATGVNGLTYTNTGLTNGTAYYYVVTAVNSAGESSGSVQVSATPQAASTVPGALTLSGTAGDAQSVLTWTVASGATSYKVQRSVAGGTYADVATGLSVLTYTDTTALNGTTYNYRIAAVNANGQTLSNVLALTPSAPPVTTGTLEVQYRSGGSGNSSNAATPQFNVKNTGTQAIDLSTVKIRYYFTKDGADQMTFWCDYADMGTANVEGTFVAVNPAKGTADTYLEISFKPGAGSLAAGAETGVIQARFSKNNWSNFDQSNDYSYDASKTAFAVWNKVTGYQGNTKVWGLEP from the coding sequence ATGAAGGGGAGCTGGTGGAGACGAGTCGCTATGATCGCGTTATCGGCAGGATTACTGGCAGGGAGTTTATCGATGGGCACAGGAATTCGTAAGGCGGATGCGGCCGCCGGAAATCAGAACTATGCTGAAGCACTGCAAAAGGCCATTTACTTCTATGAGGCACAGCGCTCGGGTCCGTTGCCAGCGAGTAATCGGGTCGAATGGCGTGGTAATTCGGGCATGCAGGATGGAACTGATGTAGGCGTTGATCTGACCGGAGGATGGTATGATGCCGGAGATCACGTGAAGTTTGGTTTTCCGATGGCTGCTTCCGCAACGATGCTCGCCTGGTCTGTCGTGGAATACAGCGACGGATATGAACAAGCCGGACAACTGGAGGAGATCAAGGATAATATCCGATGGGCGACCGACTATTTTATGAAAGCGCATACGAAACCAAATGAATTATGGGGACAAGTGGGGGCAGGCAATACCGACCATGCCTGGTGGGGTCCTGCAGAAGTCATGCAGATGAACCGTCCTTCGTTCAAGATAGATGCTTCATGCCCGGGCAGTGATCTGGCGGCAGAAACGGCTGCAGCGCTGGCAGCGTCATCGATTGTATTTGCAGATGATGATCCGGCATATTCGGCCAGACTGCTCCAACATGCGAAAGAGCTGTACAACTTCGCAGATACCTATCGGGGGGAATACACCGATTGTATCACTGATGCTGCAGCGTTTTATAATTCGTGGACAGGATACGAAGACGAGCTGGCATGGGGCGGAGCATGGCTTTATTTAGCTACTAATGATAGCGCTTACTTGTCCAAAGCCATTGCAGCTACGGACCGGTGGTCTTCTAGCGGAGGCTCAGCCAATTGGCCCTATACCTGGACACAAGGTTGGGACAGTAAACATTATGGTGCCCAGATCCTGCTTGCCCGAATTACGTCCAGTTTGAACATGCCGGAGGCGACAAGATTTATTCAGTCGACTGAGCGCAATCTGGATTATTGGACGGTTGGAGTCAATGGGACACGAGTCAAGTATACGCCAGGAGGTCTGGCGTGGCTGGATCAGTGGGGATCGCTCCGATATGCAGCGAATGCATCCTTTATTTCTTTTGTATACTCCGATTGGGTCAGTGATCCTGTGAAAAAGTCGAGATATCAGGATTTTGCTGTCTCACAGATGAATTATATTCTGGGCGATAATCCGCGTCAGAGCAGCTATGTGGTCGGATATGGGCAAAATGCACCTCAACATCCGCATCATCGGACTGCTCACGGTTCATGGCTGAATAACGAAGATATCCCGGCTAACCATCGCCACATTCTGTATGGTGCCATGGTCGGTGGCCCGGATGCATCGGATGGATATACCGATGATATCGGGGATTACGTGAGTAATGAGGTCGCAACCGATTACAATGCTGGTTTTACCGGCGCACTGGCAAAGATGAATTTGCTATTTGGTCAGAATCATCAGCCCCTGGCGAACTTCCCTGCACCTGAGGTGAAGGGAGATGAGTTCTTTGTGGAGGCTGCGATCAAATCATCAGGTGCCAATTATACGGAAATCAGAGCACAGCTTAATAATCGTTCCGCTTGGCCTGCCCGAATGGGAGATCAACTTTCTTTTAAGTATTTCCTGGATTTGAGCGAAGTGTATGCTGCCGGACGTACGGTATCGGACGTGCAGGTGACAACCTCCTATACGGAGGGGGCGACGGTATCCCAACCAGTTGTGGTGAATGCAGCCCAGCATATCTATGCCATTACGGCGAACTTCGGTAATACCAAGATCTATCCAGGTGGGGAAGGAAATTATCGTAAAGAAGTACAGTTCCGCATTACAGGCCCACAGGGTGCATGGAATGCCAGCAATGACCATTCGTTCCAGACGCTGACCACAGGAACTCCTGTGAAGAGTATATACCTTCCAGTCTATGATGCAGGGGTGAAGGTGTATGGACAGGAGCCTGGTGTTACACCAGTCACGGTTCCAGGCGCACCTGCTGGCGTGCAGGCTGTAGCAGGAAGCAGTCAGGTTAACCTGACTTGGGCCGCTGTATCCGGGGCCGAATCGTATACGGTGAAGCGTTCCGAGGTGAGTGGAGGACCATATACAACTGTTGCGACAGGGGTTAATGGATTGACCTACACAAACACGGGACTGACCAACGGGACGGCTTATTATTATGTAGTGACTGCTGTGAATTCAGCAGGGGAATCATCGGGTTCTGTGCAGGTGTCGGCTACCCCGCAAGCAGCTTCGACGGTGCCGGGAGCACTGACTTTAAGTGGGACAGCTGGTGATGCGCAGTCGGTCCTGACCTGGACAGTAGCCTCGGGCGCTACTAGCTATAAGGTACAACGTTCGGTGGCAGGCGGGACATATGCAGATGTGGCAACCGGATTGTCCGTGTTGACTTACACCGACACAACAGCGCTGAATGGCACCACGTACAATTACCGGATTGCAGCTGTGAATGCGAACGGACAGACACTGTCCAATGTCCTGGCACTGACGCCTTCTGCACCTCCGGTGACGACGGGTACACTCGAAGTGCAGTACCGCAGCGGAGGGTCCGGGAATTCAAGTAATGCGGCGACTCCGCAGTTCAACGTGAAGAATACCGGAACACAGGCGATTGATCTCAGTACCGTGAAGATCCGATATTATTTCACCAAGGATGGTGCGGATCAAATGACCTTCTGGTGTGATTATGCCGATATGGGCACGGCCAATGTTGAAGGTACATTTGTCGCAGTGAATCCGGCGAAGGGTACCGCAGATACGTATCTGGAGATTAGCTTTAAGCCTGGAGCAGGCAGTTTGGCCGCTGGAGCAGAGACTGGCGTGATTCAAGCACGCTTTTCCAAAAATAACTGGAGTAATTTCGATCAAAGTAATGATTATTCCTATGATGCTTCCAAGACGGCTTTTGCCGTATGGAACAAGGTAACCGGGTATCAGGGAAACACCAAAGTATGGGGCTTGGAGCCGTAA
- a CDS encoding methyl-accepting chemotaxis protein gives MEDTRGNKLGILKLTIRGKLLTGFLIVVALLVVVSVYALIQIHNMSGKANDVDQTWMPSVSLLGMMNGDVSDVERLALAIIVEQNEDESAKLNEALQLLLNKIEDERKQLQTYFTGNEAALKLYNEDFSTNYEAYLAKMPGFIEMGLKNDYAGASRLHTEAYPMWYTANDTLAKLITLGNEGSDAATNDSVELAENTFNVILAVTIFAFLIAVFIAFFIASIISRPIKKMNEAAMDIANGDLTGETIVLKNKDELGTLAASFNTMSGNLRSMIESVSMTSEQVAASSEELLASAEQNTQASEQISETVEELAVGTSDQVDIVKRSSQAMNEMALGSEQIAELAQSVSVSAVDAANQSSEGNMIIQQAVEQMGSVRNSIASLTELVTGLGERSAEIGTITEVINNIARQTNLLALNAAIEAARAGEHGRGFAVVAGEVRKLAEESSTSAQRITDLVQLIQKDTDHAVQAVKVNSSETEAGIEMVTAAGQAFEQISDAVNKVAGEIQEVSAGSEEMSASTTEVVGYVSQISNIAGEAAGGVHNVSAATQQQLASMEEIASSAGSLSKMAEELQEQINKFKV, from the coding sequence ATGGAAGACACGCGGGGGAATAAGTTGGGGATATTGAAGTTAACGATTCGAGGCAAGTTACTGACTGGTTTTCTAATCGTCGTGGCTCTGCTGGTTGTTGTAAGCGTTTATGCGTTAATACAGATCCATAATATGTCTGGTAAAGCCAATGATGTGGATCAGACCTGGATGCCGAGTGTAAGCCTGCTAGGCATGATGAACGGCGATGTTTCGGATGTAGAGCGTTTGGCGCTTGCAATTATCGTTGAACAGAACGAAGACGAATCGGCTAAGCTGAATGAAGCGTTGCAGCTACTTCTCAACAAGATTGAAGATGAACGCAAACAGTTGCAAACGTATTTTACAGGCAATGAAGCAGCACTTAAGCTGTATAATGAGGATTTCAGTACGAATTACGAAGCCTATCTGGCAAAAATGCCTGGATTCATCGAAATGGGTCTGAAAAACGATTATGCGGGAGCAAGCAGACTTCATACTGAGGCCTACCCAATGTGGTATACAGCAAACGACACCCTTGCCAAGTTAATTACCTTGGGCAATGAAGGATCGGATGCAGCAACGAATGATTCTGTCGAGTTGGCTGAGAATACATTTAATGTGATTTTGGCAGTGACGATTTTTGCATTCCTGATCGCCGTGTTCATTGCCTTCTTCATTGCAAGCATCATTTCACGTCCAATCAAAAAGATGAATGAAGCGGCCATGGATATTGCCAATGGTGATCTGACGGGTGAGACGATTGTGCTCAAGAACAAAGACGAATTGGGAACGCTCGCGGCTTCCTTCAATACCATGAGTGGTAATTTGCGCTCCATGATTGAATCGGTATCGATGACTTCCGAACAGGTAGCGGCTTCATCGGAAGAGCTTCTTGCAAGTGCAGAGCAAAATACTCAAGCCTCGGAACAGATTTCCGAAACGGTTGAGGAATTGGCTGTAGGCACGTCGGATCAAGTTGATATTGTGAAGCGCTCTTCACAGGCGATGAATGAGATGGCTCTCGGATCAGAGCAGATTGCCGAGCTTGCTCAGAGTGTATCCGTATCTGCTGTAGATGCGGCGAATCAATCTTCTGAAGGAAATATGATTATTCAGCAAGCGGTTGAACAGATGGGTTCTGTTCGAAATTCCATTGCTTCGCTTACTGAATTGGTTACAGGGCTGGGGGAACGTTCAGCAGAGATTGGAACCATTACCGAGGTAATCAACAACATTGCCCGGCAGACCAATCTGCTTGCACTGAATGCAGCCATTGAAGCTGCACGAGCAGGAGAGCACGGACGTGGTTTCGCCGTAGTTGCAGGAGAAGTGCGTAAGTTGGCTGAGGAATCTTCTACATCTGCGCAAAGAATTACGGATCTCGTTCAATTGATTCAGAAAGATACGGATCATGCTGTTCAGGCAGTGAAAGTGAACAGCAGTGAGACAGAAGCAGGAATCGAGATGGTTACTGCGGCAGGACAAGCCTTCGAGCAGATCTCGGATGCGGTCAACAAAGTAGCGGGTGAAATCCAGGAAGTATCTGCAGGTTCAGAGGAAATGTCGGCGAGTACAACTGAGGTTGTAGGATATGTAAGTCAGATCTCCAACATTGCTGGAGAGGCAGCGGGCGGGGTTCATAATGTATCTGCCGCAACTCAACAGCAGTTGGCTTCCATGGAAGAGATCGCATCATCCGCAGGTTCATTATCCAAAATGGCCGAAGAACTGCAGGAGCAAATTAACAAGTTCAAAGTGTAA